One stretch of Thermoanaerobaculia bacterium DNA includes these proteins:
- a CDS encoding group 1 glycosyl transferase: GATGFLAGSEEEWELSLDRLLGDVLLRRRMGLAGRRRVEENYAMPIVSRRVVELYRGLLEEGRA; encoded by the coding sequence AGGGAGCGACCGGATTCCTCGCGGGCTCGGAAGAGGAGTGGGAGCTCTCGCTCGACCGGCTGCTCGGCGACGTCCTCCTCCGACGCCGCATGGGGCTCGCCGGCCGCCGGCGCGTCGAGGAGAATTACGCGATGCCGATCGTTTCGCGCCGCGTGGTCGAGCTCTACCGGGGGCTCCTCGAAGAGGGGCGGGCGTGA